The following proteins are encoded in a genomic region of Euryarchaeota archaeon:
- the hisF gene encoding imidazole glycerol phosphate synthase subunit HisF — MLKKRIIPCLDVKDGDVVKGVRFEKLQSVGSPKALAVEYERQGGDEVVFLDISASVEGRKATLDVVRKTAEDLFIPLTVGGGISTVNDIEAALSAGADKVSMNTAAVRNPSMITEAAERFGSQCVVVAIDAKRKGRSWDVFTHGGSRKTDLDAVMWAKRAAQLGAGEILLTSMDRDGTTEGYDLDLTRKVVDAVPIPVIASGGAGTNEHILEALTEGKADAALAASIFHYGTYTVGHVKAFCEDNGVPMRP; from the coding sequence TTGCTCAAGAAACGGATCATCCCCTGCCTCGATGTGAAGGACGGGGACGTCGTCAAAGGCGTACGGTTCGAGAAGTTGCAAAGCGTCGGCTCGCCCAAGGCGCTTGCGGTCGAGTACGAAAGGCAAGGTGGAGACGAGGTCGTCTTCCTGGACATCTCCGCTTCCGTCGAAGGGCGTAAGGCGACGCTTGACGTGGTGCGTAAGACAGCCGAGGATCTCTTCATCCCTCTCACCGTCGGCGGCGGGATCTCTACCGTCAACGACATCGAGGCCGCCCTCTCCGCTGGTGCCGACAAGGTGTCCATGAACACGGCAGCGGTGCGTAACCCTTCCATGATAACGGAGGCCGCCGAGCGTTTCGGGAGCCAATGCGTCGTCGTGGCGATAGACGCCAAACGGAAGGGCCGCTCGTGGGACGTCTTCACGCACGGCGGGTCGCGTAAGACCGACTTGGATGCGGTAATGTGGGCCAAGCGCGCAGCGCAGCTTGGCGCCGGCGAGATCCTCCTCACATCGATGGATCGGGACGGGACGACCGAAGGTTATGACCTGGACCTCACGCGCAAGGTCGTCGACGCCGTGCCGATCCCGGTGATCGCGTCCGGCGGCGCGGGGACGAACGAGCACATCCTCGAGGCCTTGACGGAAGGGAAGGCGGATGCGGCGCTTGCCGCAAGCATCTTCCACTACGGAACCTACACGGTGGGACATGTCAAGGCGTTCTGCGAGGATAACGGGGTTCCCATGAGGCCGTGA
- a CDS encoding bifunctional phosphoribosyl-AMP cyclohydrolase/phosphoribosyl-ATP diphosphatase HisIE — protein MATGRKRARRSGPRRRKTKTTSSSPRRIAKPSDIDFAKGDGLVPVVVQDVTTREVLTVAYMNKEALAKTIKTGFMHYWSRSRGELWKKGETSGHYQRLKSLALDCDADTLLAIVEQDGVACHEGTFTCFERELHGTKESSPLIELWETILARKEADASESYTAKLYSDPNLMLKKVAEEASEVIMAYKDGKRDEMVHELVDLLYHSMVVAGKAGITPKEVIAEIRKRRR, from the coding sequence ATGGCTACCGGGAGGAAACGCGCGCGGCGATCCGGTCCGCGTCGGAGAAAGACCAAAACGACTTCGTCCTCCCCGCGGAGAATCGCCAAACCTTCTGACATCGACTTTGCCAAGGGCGATGGCCTCGTTCCCGTGGTGGTCCAGGACGTAACGACGCGCGAAGTACTCACTGTTGCGTACATGAACAAGGAGGCGCTGGCGAAGACCATCAAGACAGGCTTCATGCACTATTGGTCGCGTTCGCGCGGCGAACTTTGGAAGAAGGGCGAGACGTCCGGACACTACCAGCGCCTGAAGTCCTTGGCCCTTGACTGCGACGCCGACACATTGCTCGCGATCGTCGAGCAGGACGGTGTCGCCTGCCACGAAGGGACGTTCACGTGCTTCGAGCGGGAACTTCACGGAACTAAGGAATCGAGCCCGCTCATCGAACTGTGGGAGACGATCCTCGCCCGAAAGGAGGCGGATGCGTCCGAGTCGTACACGGCAAAACTGTACTCGGACCCGAACCTCATGTTGAAGAAGGTCGCGGAGGAGGCGAGCGAGGTGATCATGGCGTACAAGGACGGCAAGCGCGACGAGATGGTGCACGAGCTCGTGGACCTCTTGTATCATTCGATGGTCGTGGCGGGGAAGGCGGGGATAACACCCAAGGAGGTCATAGCAGAGATCCGTAAGCGGCGCCGGTAG